A section of the Oncorhynchus nerka isolate Pitt River linkage group LG3, Oner_Uvic_2.0, whole genome shotgun sequence genome encodes:
- the LOC115106420 gene encoding trophoblast glycoprotein-like, which produces MRFASSLLCCKLEESRENTTLLRLWFFFAILVSDSACPDKCVCFTSTVKCVNQGLFMVPQPLPANTKTLFITGNNISHLTAGSFPVPLEQLTDLYLTGNQVELVGHNVLNNLPNLRLLDLSNNRILNFSAQAFPDYNKLLDLNLSRAFYNHSFMDELFSLLRSGGALQLTRLDLSNNDLVVLPEGMFSRLPNLTILYLQNNSLIFIRNGTLSVPPLRELDLRDNALRQLPNTTLMDFSLKPGLQVHLAGNPWLCDCNIEDLVAWLRSSEQVTDKQNMTCSDPEVLRQLPLLQIENLELDCTFSGEMKSVLETSYVFLGMVLALIGVIFLLVLYLNRKGIKRWIYNIRDACRDHMEGYHYRYEISSDPRLANLSLNSDI; this is translated from the coding sequence ATGCGTTTTGCGAGCTCATTGTTATGTTGTAAACTTGAAGAATCCCGGGAAAATACGACTCTGCTTCGTTTGTGGTTTTTCTTTGCCATCCTTGTTTCAGATTCAGCCTGTCCTGACAAATGCGTCTGTTTCACATCCACGGTCAAATGTGTGAACCAGGGCTTATTCATGGTTCCGCAACCATTGCCAGCAAACACTAAAACCCTGTTTATTACTGGGAACAATATTTCTCATCTCACAGCTGGGTCTTTCCCTGTGCCTCTTGAGCAGTTAACAGACTTGTATCTCACGGGAAACCAGGTGGAGCTGGTGGGCCACAATGTATTAAATAACTTGCCAAATCTCAGGCTGCTAGACTTGAGTAACAACAGGATTCTGAATTTTAGTGCTCAAGCCTTCCCTGATTACAACAAACTGCTGGATCTTAACCTCAGCAGGGCTTTTTACAACCATTCTTTCATGGATGAGCTCTTCAGCCTGCTACGGAGTGGCGGAGCCCTTCAACTTACCCGCTTAGACCTGTCTAACAATGACCTGGTTGTCCTCCCTGAGGGCATGTTCTCCCGCCTCCCCAACCTCACCATCCTCTACCTACAAAACAACTCCCTAATTTTCATCCGGAACGGGACACTGAGTGTTCCTCCCCTCCGTGAGCTAGACTTGAGGGACAATGCCCTGAGGCAACTACCCAACACTACACTGATGGACTTCAGCCTCAAGCCTGGGCTTCAGGTGCATCTGGCAGGGAACCCTTGGCTCTGTGACTGCAATATCGAGGACCTTGTGGCCTGGCTGAGGAGCTCCGAGCAGGTCACAGACAAGCAGAATATGACCTGTTCTGACCCTGAGGTTCTGCGGCAGTTACCGTTGCTCCAGATAGAGAACTTGGAGTTAGATTGTACCTTTTCAGGTGAAATGAAAAGTGTGCTGGAGACCTCGTATGTCTTCCTGGGCATGGTGCTGGCCTTGATCGGAGTGATATTTCTGCTGGTCCTCTACCTCAACAGGAAGGGGATAAAGCGTTGGATATACAATATTCGGGACGCGTGCAGGGACCACATGGAGGGCTACCATTACAGGTATGAGATCAGCTCGGACCCCAGGTTGGCCAACCTCAGTCTCAACTCCGACATTTAA